A portion of the Manduca sexta isolate Smith_Timp_Sample1 chromosome 20, JHU_Msex_v1.0, whole genome shotgun sequence genome contains these proteins:
- the LOC115446875 gene encoding uncharacterized protein LOC115446875 isoform X1, producing the protein MGQCVSRGHPGSFREYSRHYDADSLASSITGSTRKGRKGHSESKGAKKRDKSASGNGNSKPSRGVATSFGFRRRPASTSRADDNARRKQKPHDKNGNGASTEDLRAEEVLSGRSTPLARPRKETAGQPLRTNRFGFRQQHAKTAKVGDVSVVAEQAFGAPNKDKETAINNNALDKKSTNSAYNQLPLLTTQVSSTGVTTIVGAAGIPKNVTKQTVILTYQPQQYAQDGRTKPTRVSEQTRAPTSRAQPLSDRPPGKYTFQTNQLPRPQYPAVKNIDAKVAKQVVNNTRKASADGWREGAGSAVSTDSGVWTGGEGAPGGDVSPHSRRRPRNLEMVMRGAHNFHLRELQVADLDIMDEAVVTGHAVIPLPKLPSSFETDPSPEYEAPAPTYQPPSPILPKPIQLPETPRQNSPMSTLERYRNRNRPTTIQTSLEEEKFVLDRAQPEKLNKQNSFVKSSSGVVSPTTVNSSKESSPSCKSEESHFGNSSAWQSHAAGEAMATRSQDDVSVALSVSSCEDEKSKYENKVVLQPEPEVPKKTIVILDEPAPPHPLLMKSMTMSQHDALRGTMMGSMTSSNYSTTSTCTNQSGEHHNLTLTLEESKFDMSALETSTQSLLDDETSPADSLISSTSTSDSNNELQVERDAPSISSAYQTANTKTRTPEPIVEEDGIDGEVLGEKEISEVLRCGGGVAPGLGSGIGIGSGPGSGTGSGVGSGVGSGTGSKHATPESPGTPTHASGSLSISDGRDFFDDEIADQPALLFRKNTDGSPSSKTCDSETSKHLRRSRERITSSPLAQRNRKLCGLRNGTERTPSLDTLSSLASDDLMMDNDLAQSITSLQSVDDYIERLDSSLRSGLNSLDERQLRQELSSSKTAVRQWSQLLEQNNMLDRQLAAISQGKSAPDSLTASNNSLSNIG; encoded by the exons GGTCACTCTGAGTCGAAGGGTGCAAAGAAGCGGGACAAGAGTGCCAGCGGGAACGGCAACAGCAAACCGAGTCGGGGTGTGGCCACGTCGTTTGGGTTCCGTCGGCGGCCGGCCAGCACCTCGCGCGCCGACGACAACGCGCGCCGCAAGCAGAAACCACATGATAAGAACGGAAATGGAG CTTCGACGGAGGATCTACGGGCGGAGGAGGTGTTGTCGGGCCGGTCGACACCTCTCGCACGACCACGCAAGGAGACGGCGGGGCAGCCACTACGCACTAACAG GTTCGGTTTCAGACAACAGCATGCGAAGACCGCGAAGGTGGGTGACGTGAGTGTGGTGGCTGAGCAAGCCTTCGGAGCCCCCAATAAGGACAAGGAAACCGCCATAAACAATAATGCACTAG ATAAGAAAAGTACAAATAGCGCGTACAACCAGCTGCCGCTGCTGACGACGCAGGTGTCGTCCACCGGCGTCACCACCATCGTGGGCGCCGCCGGCATACCCAAGAACGTCACCAAACAAACTGTCATACTCACCTACCAGCCACAGCAGTATGCACAG GACGGACGCACAAAACCCACCAGGGTGTCTGAGCAGACTCGAGCGCCTACATCCCGCGCCCAGCCGCTGTCCGACCGGCCTCCGGGGAAGTACACCTTCCAGACCAACCAGCTGCCCAGGCCGCAATACCCAGCTGTTAAGAACATCGACGCGAAGGTTGCTAAGCAG gTGGTAAATAATACAAGAAAGGCTAGCGCCGATGGCTGGAGAGAAG GCGCAGGGTCTGCAGTATCGACGGACTCGGGCGTGTGGACGGGCGGCGAGGGCGCGCCGGGGGGAGACGTGTCGCCGCActcgcgccgccgcccgcgcaaCCTCGAGATGGTGATGCGGGGCGCGCACAACTTCCACCTCAGAGAGCTGCAAGTCGCCGACCTTGATATTATGG ATGAAGCCGTTGTAACAGGACACGCGGTGATCCCATTACCAAAACTACCAAGTTCCTTTGAGACTGACCCGTCTCCAGAGTACGAAGCACCGGCCCCCACCTACCAACCTCCCTCACCAATATTACCCAAGCCAATACAACTACCAGAAACACCCAGACAGAACTCACCAATGTCTACGTTGGAACGATACAGAAATAGGAACAGGCCCACCACAATCCAGACAAGTCTTGAAGAGGAGAAGTTCGTATTGGATAGAGCACAACCGGAAAAGTTGAATAAGCAG AATTCGTTCGTGAAATCATCAAGCGGTGTGGTTTCGCCGACTACCGTGAACTCGAGTAAGGAATCTAGTCCATCGTGCAAGAGTGAGGAGAGCCATTTCGGAAACAGCAGCGCCTGGCAGAGCCACGCGGCTGGCGAAGCTATGGCCACTAG ATCTCAAGACGACGTATCTGTTGCATTAAGTGTTTCCAGTTGCGAAGATGAAAAATCCAAGTATGAGAACAAAGTGGTGCTGCAGCCGGAACCGGAAGTCCCGAAGAAGACGATAGTAATCTTGGACGAGCCTGCGCCGCCGCACCCGCTCCTCATGAAGTCCATGACCATGAGCCAGCATGACGCGCTGCGCGGGACTATGATGG GGTCAATGACAAGTTCAAACTACAGCACTACAAGTACTTGCACAAACCAGAGTGGGGAGCATCACAACCTCACGCTCACACTTGAAGAGTCTAAATTCGACATGTCTGCTCTGGAAACTTCTACTCAAAGTCTACTCGACGATGAAACCTCGCCGGCGGACAGTCTAATATCGTCTACCAGCACTAGTGACTCCAACAATGAGCTACAAGTGGAAAGAGATGCTCCCTCGATATCTAGTGCATACCAAACTGCTAATACTAAAACCAGGACTCCTGAGCCTATTGTTGAAGAGGATGGTATCGATGGAGAGGTTTTAGGAGAAAAGGAAATCAG CGAAGTGCTACGCTGCGGCGGTGGCGTGGCACCTGGTTTAGGCAGTGGAATTGGCATTGGCAGCGGCCCTGGGAGTGGGACTGGCAGTGGGGTCGGCAGTGGCGTAGGCAGTGGCACAGGAAGCAAACACGCCACACCGGAGTCACCCGGAACGCCGACACATGCTTCAGGTTCTCTGTCTATCTCAGATGGACGGGACTTTTTCGATGATGAAATAGCTGATCAACCCGCTTTGCTGTTCAGAA AAAATACGGACGGTAGTCCATCGAGCAAGACCTGCGACTCGGAGACCAGCAAGCACCTGCGCCGGTCCAGGGAACGCATCACCTCCAGCCCTCTCGCACAGCGGAACAGGAAAT TGTGCGGTCTCCGTAACGGCACAGAGCGGACTCCGTCACTGGACACGCTGTCGAGCCTCGCCTCCGACGACCTCATGATGGACAACGACCTCGCGCAGTCCATCACCAGTCTGCAGAGCGTCGACGATTACATCGAGAG ACTGGACAGTTCGTTGCGCAGTGGACTCAACTCGCTAGATGAGAGGCAACTGCGCCAGGAGCTGTCGTCGTCCAAAACGGCCGTCCGCCAGTGGAGCCAACTACTCGAACAGAACAACATGCTGGATCGGCAACTGGCTGCCATCTCGCAGGGGAAGAGCGCTCCTGACTCGCTTACTGCTAGCAACAACAGTCTTTCCAACATCGGGTGA
- the LOC115446875 gene encoding uncharacterized protein LOC115446875 isoform X3: protein MEECDAIFYDDDAEAQCDMGHSESKGAKKRDKSASGNGNSKPSRGVATSFGFRRRPASTSRADDNARRKQKPHDKNGNGASTEDLRAEEVLSGRSTPLARPRKETAGQPLRTNRFGFRQQHAKTAKVGDVSVVAEQAFGAPNKDKETAINNNALDKKSTNSAYNQLPLLTTQVSSTGVTTIVGAAGIPKNVTKQTVILTYQPQQYAQDGRTKPTRVSEQTRAPTSRAQPLSDRPPGKYTFQTNQLPRPQYPAVKNIDAKVAKQVVNNTRKASADGWREGAGSAVSTDSGVWTGGEGAPGGDVSPHSRRRPRNLEMVMRGAHNFHLRELQVADLDIMDEAVVTGHAVIPLPKLPSSFETDPSPEYEAPAPTYQPPSPILPKPIQLPETPRQNSPMSTLERYRNRNRPTTIQTSLEEEKFVLDRAQPEKLNKQNSFVKSSSGVVSPTTVNSSKESSPSCKSEESHFGNSSAWQSHAAGEAMATRSQDDVSVALSVSSCEDEKSKYENKVVLQPEPEVPKKTIVILDEPAPPHPLLMKSMTMSQHDALRGTMMGSMTSSNYSTTSTCTNQSGEHHNLTLTLEESKFDMSALETSTQSLLDDETSPADSLISSTSTSDSNNELQVERDAPSISSAYQTANTKTRTPEPIVEEDGIDGEVLGEKEISEVLRCGGGVAPGLGSGIGIGSGPGSGTGSGVGSGVGSGTGSKHATPESPGTPTHASGSLSISDGRDFFDDEIADQPALLFRKNTDGSPSSKTCDSETSKHLRRSRERITSSPLAQRNRKLCGLRNGTERTPSLDTLSSLASDDLMMDNDLAQSITSLQSVDDYIERLDSSLRSGLNSLDERQLRQELSSSKTAVRQWSQLLEQNNMLDRQLAAISQGKSAPDSLTASNNSLSNIG, encoded by the exons GGTCACTCTGAGTCGAAGGGTGCAAAGAAGCGGGACAAGAGTGCCAGCGGGAACGGCAACAGCAAACCGAGTCGGGGTGTGGCCACGTCGTTTGGGTTCCGTCGGCGGCCGGCCAGCACCTCGCGCGCCGACGACAACGCGCGCCGCAAGCAGAAACCACATGATAAGAACGGAAATGGAG CTTCGACGGAGGATCTACGGGCGGAGGAGGTGTTGTCGGGCCGGTCGACACCTCTCGCACGACCACGCAAGGAGACGGCGGGGCAGCCACTACGCACTAACAG GTTCGGTTTCAGACAACAGCATGCGAAGACCGCGAAGGTGGGTGACGTGAGTGTGGTGGCTGAGCAAGCCTTCGGAGCCCCCAATAAGGACAAGGAAACCGCCATAAACAATAATGCACTAG ATAAGAAAAGTACAAATAGCGCGTACAACCAGCTGCCGCTGCTGACGACGCAGGTGTCGTCCACCGGCGTCACCACCATCGTGGGCGCCGCCGGCATACCCAAGAACGTCACCAAACAAACTGTCATACTCACCTACCAGCCACAGCAGTATGCACAG GACGGACGCACAAAACCCACCAGGGTGTCTGAGCAGACTCGAGCGCCTACATCCCGCGCCCAGCCGCTGTCCGACCGGCCTCCGGGGAAGTACACCTTCCAGACCAACCAGCTGCCCAGGCCGCAATACCCAGCTGTTAAGAACATCGACGCGAAGGTTGCTAAGCAG gTGGTAAATAATACAAGAAAGGCTAGCGCCGATGGCTGGAGAGAAG GCGCAGGGTCTGCAGTATCGACGGACTCGGGCGTGTGGACGGGCGGCGAGGGCGCGCCGGGGGGAGACGTGTCGCCGCActcgcgccgccgcccgcgcaaCCTCGAGATGGTGATGCGGGGCGCGCACAACTTCCACCTCAGAGAGCTGCAAGTCGCCGACCTTGATATTATGG ATGAAGCCGTTGTAACAGGACACGCGGTGATCCCATTACCAAAACTACCAAGTTCCTTTGAGACTGACCCGTCTCCAGAGTACGAAGCACCGGCCCCCACCTACCAACCTCCCTCACCAATATTACCCAAGCCAATACAACTACCAGAAACACCCAGACAGAACTCACCAATGTCTACGTTGGAACGATACAGAAATAGGAACAGGCCCACCACAATCCAGACAAGTCTTGAAGAGGAGAAGTTCGTATTGGATAGAGCACAACCGGAAAAGTTGAATAAGCAG AATTCGTTCGTGAAATCATCAAGCGGTGTGGTTTCGCCGACTACCGTGAACTCGAGTAAGGAATCTAGTCCATCGTGCAAGAGTGAGGAGAGCCATTTCGGAAACAGCAGCGCCTGGCAGAGCCACGCGGCTGGCGAAGCTATGGCCACTAG ATCTCAAGACGACGTATCTGTTGCATTAAGTGTTTCCAGTTGCGAAGATGAAAAATCCAAGTATGAGAACAAAGTGGTGCTGCAGCCGGAACCGGAAGTCCCGAAGAAGACGATAGTAATCTTGGACGAGCCTGCGCCGCCGCACCCGCTCCTCATGAAGTCCATGACCATGAGCCAGCATGACGCGCTGCGCGGGACTATGATGG GGTCAATGACAAGTTCAAACTACAGCACTACAAGTACTTGCACAAACCAGAGTGGGGAGCATCACAACCTCACGCTCACACTTGAAGAGTCTAAATTCGACATGTCTGCTCTGGAAACTTCTACTCAAAGTCTACTCGACGATGAAACCTCGCCGGCGGACAGTCTAATATCGTCTACCAGCACTAGTGACTCCAACAATGAGCTACAAGTGGAAAGAGATGCTCCCTCGATATCTAGTGCATACCAAACTGCTAATACTAAAACCAGGACTCCTGAGCCTATTGTTGAAGAGGATGGTATCGATGGAGAGGTTTTAGGAGAAAAGGAAATCAG CGAAGTGCTACGCTGCGGCGGTGGCGTGGCACCTGGTTTAGGCAGTGGAATTGGCATTGGCAGCGGCCCTGGGAGTGGGACTGGCAGTGGGGTCGGCAGTGGCGTAGGCAGTGGCACAGGAAGCAAACACGCCACACCGGAGTCACCCGGAACGCCGACACATGCTTCAGGTTCTCTGTCTATCTCAGATGGACGGGACTTTTTCGATGATGAAATAGCTGATCAACCCGCTTTGCTGTTCAGAA AAAATACGGACGGTAGTCCATCGAGCAAGACCTGCGACTCGGAGACCAGCAAGCACCTGCGCCGGTCCAGGGAACGCATCACCTCCAGCCCTCTCGCACAGCGGAACAGGAAAT TGTGCGGTCTCCGTAACGGCACAGAGCGGACTCCGTCACTGGACACGCTGTCGAGCCTCGCCTCCGACGACCTCATGATGGACAACGACCTCGCGCAGTCCATCACCAGTCTGCAGAGCGTCGACGATTACATCGAGAG ACTGGACAGTTCGTTGCGCAGTGGACTCAACTCGCTAGATGAGAGGCAACTGCGCCAGGAGCTGTCGTCGTCCAAAACGGCCGTCCGCCAGTGGAGCCAACTACTCGAACAGAACAACATGCTGGATCGGCAACTGGCTGCCATCTCGCAGGGGAAGAGCGCTCCTGACTCGCTTACTGCTAGCAACAACAGTCTTTCCAACATCGGGTGA
- the LOC115446875 gene encoding uncharacterized protein LOC115446875 isoform X2 — MGQCVSRGHPGSFREYSRHYDADSLASSITGSTRKGRKGHSESKGAKKRDKSASGNGNSKPSRGVATSFGFRRRPASTSRADDNARRKQKPHDKNGNGASTEDLRAEEVLSGRSTPLARPRKETAGQPLRTNRQQHAKTAKVGDVSVVAEQAFGAPNKDKETAINNNALDKKSTNSAYNQLPLLTTQVSSTGVTTIVGAAGIPKNVTKQTVILTYQPQQYAQDGRTKPTRVSEQTRAPTSRAQPLSDRPPGKYTFQTNQLPRPQYPAVKNIDAKVAKQVVNNTRKASADGWREGAGSAVSTDSGVWTGGEGAPGGDVSPHSRRRPRNLEMVMRGAHNFHLRELQVADLDIMDEAVVTGHAVIPLPKLPSSFETDPSPEYEAPAPTYQPPSPILPKPIQLPETPRQNSPMSTLERYRNRNRPTTIQTSLEEEKFVLDRAQPEKLNKQNSFVKSSSGVVSPTTVNSSKESSPSCKSEESHFGNSSAWQSHAAGEAMATRSQDDVSVALSVSSCEDEKSKYENKVVLQPEPEVPKKTIVILDEPAPPHPLLMKSMTMSQHDALRGTMMGSMTSSNYSTTSTCTNQSGEHHNLTLTLEESKFDMSALETSTQSLLDDETSPADSLISSTSTSDSNNELQVERDAPSISSAYQTANTKTRTPEPIVEEDGIDGEVLGEKEISEVLRCGGGVAPGLGSGIGIGSGPGSGTGSGVGSGVGSGTGSKHATPESPGTPTHASGSLSISDGRDFFDDEIADQPALLFRKNTDGSPSSKTCDSETSKHLRRSRERITSSPLAQRNRKLCGLRNGTERTPSLDTLSSLASDDLMMDNDLAQSITSLQSVDDYIERLDSSLRSGLNSLDERQLRQELSSSKTAVRQWSQLLEQNNMLDRQLAAISQGKSAPDSLTASNNSLSNIG; from the exons GGTCACTCTGAGTCGAAGGGTGCAAAGAAGCGGGACAAGAGTGCCAGCGGGAACGGCAACAGCAAACCGAGTCGGGGTGTGGCCACGTCGTTTGGGTTCCGTCGGCGGCCGGCCAGCACCTCGCGCGCCGACGACAACGCGCGCCGCAAGCAGAAACCACATGATAAGAACGGAAATGGAG CTTCGACGGAGGATCTACGGGCGGAGGAGGTGTTGTCGGGCCGGTCGACACCTCTCGCACGACCACGCAAGGAGACGGCGGGGCAGCCACTACGCACTAACAG ACAACAGCATGCGAAGACCGCGAAGGTGGGTGACGTGAGTGTGGTGGCTGAGCAAGCCTTCGGAGCCCCCAATAAGGACAAGGAAACCGCCATAAACAATAATGCACTAG ATAAGAAAAGTACAAATAGCGCGTACAACCAGCTGCCGCTGCTGACGACGCAGGTGTCGTCCACCGGCGTCACCACCATCGTGGGCGCCGCCGGCATACCCAAGAACGTCACCAAACAAACTGTCATACTCACCTACCAGCCACAGCAGTATGCACAG GACGGACGCACAAAACCCACCAGGGTGTCTGAGCAGACTCGAGCGCCTACATCCCGCGCCCAGCCGCTGTCCGACCGGCCTCCGGGGAAGTACACCTTCCAGACCAACCAGCTGCCCAGGCCGCAATACCCAGCTGTTAAGAACATCGACGCGAAGGTTGCTAAGCAG gTGGTAAATAATACAAGAAAGGCTAGCGCCGATGGCTGGAGAGAAG GCGCAGGGTCTGCAGTATCGACGGACTCGGGCGTGTGGACGGGCGGCGAGGGCGCGCCGGGGGGAGACGTGTCGCCGCActcgcgccgccgcccgcgcaaCCTCGAGATGGTGATGCGGGGCGCGCACAACTTCCACCTCAGAGAGCTGCAAGTCGCCGACCTTGATATTATGG ATGAAGCCGTTGTAACAGGACACGCGGTGATCCCATTACCAAAACTACCAAGTTCCTTTGAGACTGACCCGTCTCCAGAGTACGAAGCACCGGCCCCCACCTACCAACCTCCCTCACCAATATTACCCAAGCCAATACAACTACCAGAAACACCCAGACAGAACTCACCAATGTCTACGTTGGAACGATACAGAAATAGGAACAGGCCCACCACAATCCAGACAAGTCTTGAAGAGGAGAAGTTCGTATTGGATAGAGCACAACCGGAAAAGTTGAATAAGCAG AATTCGTTCGTGAAATCATCAAGCGGTGTGGTTTCGCCGACTACCGTGAACTCGAGTAAGGAATCTAGTCCATCGTGCAAGAGTGAGGAGAGCCATTTCGGAAACAGCAGCGCCTGGCAGAGCCACGCGGCTGGCGAAGCTATGGCCACTAG ATCTCAAGACGACGTATCTGTTGCATTAAGTGTTTCCAGTTGCGAAGATGAAAAATCCAAGTATGAGAACAAAGTGGTGCTGCAGCCGGAACCGGAAGTCCCGAAGAAGACGATAGTAATCTTGGACGAGCCTGCGCCGCCGCACCCGCTCCTCATGAAGTCCATGACCATGAGCCAGCATGACGCGCTGCGCGGGACTATGATGG GGTCAATGACAAGTTCAAACTACAGCACTACAAGTACTTGCACAAACCAGAGTGGGGAGCATCACAACCTCACGCTCACACTTGAAGAGTCTAAATTCGACATGTCTGCTCTGGAAACTTCTACTCAAAGTCTACTCGACGATGAAACCTCGCCGGCGGACAGTCTAATATCGTCTACCAGCACTAGTGACTCCAACAATGAGCTACAAGTGGAAAGAGATGCTCCCTCGATATCTAGTGCATACCAAACTGCTAATACTAAAACCAGGACTCCTGAGCCTATTGTTGAAGAGGATGGTATCGATGGAGAGGTTTTAGGAGAAAAGGAAATCAG CGAAGTGCTACGCTGCGGCGGTGGCGTGGCACCTGGTTTAGGCAGTGGAATTGGCATTGGCAGCGGCCCTGGGAGTGGGACTGGCAGTGGGGTCGGCAGTGGCGTAGGCAGTGGCACAGGAAGCAAACACGCCACACCGGAGTCACCCGGAACGCCGACACATGCTTCAGGTTCTCTGTCTATCTCAGATGGACGGGACTTTTTCGATGATGAAATAGCTGATCAACCCGCTTTGCTGTTCAGAA AAAATACGGACGGTAGTCCATCGAGCAAGACCTGCGACTCGGAGACCAGCAAGCACCTGCGCCGGTCCAGGGAACGCATCACCTCCAGCCCTCTCGCACAGCGGAACAGGAAAT TGTGCGGTCTCCGTAACGGCACAGAGCGGACTCCGTCACTGGACACGCTGTCGAGCCTCGCCTCCGACGACCTCATGATGGACAACGACCTCGCGCAGTCCATCACCAGTCTGCAGAGCGTCGACGATTACATCGAGAG ACTGGACAGTTCGTTGCGCAGTGGACTCAACTCGCTAGATGAGAGGCAACTGCGCCAGGAGCTGTCGTCGTCCAAAACGGCCGTCCGCCAGTGGAGCCAACTACTCGAACAGAACAACATGCTGGATCGGCAACTGGCTGCCATCTCGCAGGGGAAGAGCGCTCCTGACTCGCTTACTGCTAGCAACAACAGTCTTTCCAACATCGGGTGA